Proteins co-encoded in one Bacillus infantis NRRL B-14911 genomic window:
- a CDS encoding glycosyltransferase family 4 protein, translated as MKILIATAYDYPHAGGLSTHVATLKAGLEERGHEVDVLSFSDISPAVRKVYAQGPSFVIQKLKKGRGILWSHHARKKLIQKLIEKNKHKQYDLINAQDPFTTLAAIETGIPTVSTVHGYMAFESVSKGSIIEGSPEAKEMQDIEIKAYKGTRKIVTVDQRLKDYVKEMSGVEGNAIRNFIDIHSFKPDKDKKGQLRDQYGVSRDEHVLFVPRRLTKKNGVIYPALALPAVLEKYPNTRLIYAGSGEALNEIKQIVAENKMEDRVTLLGAVPHEKVKDYYALSDIVLVPSVHSAGVEEATSISALEAMGSGSPLVACAVGGLKEIVDPGKDGLLVEEKNVEELSEAILYFLENPEKGEEMAKNAREKIEKEYSHLAAAAKYEEIYLSALKK; from the coding sequence ATGAAAATATTAATTGCTACCGCATACGATTATCCGCACGCGGGTGGACTTTCCACCCATGTAGCGACATTAAAGGCCGGGCTTGAAGAGCGCGGGCATGAGGTTGATGTCCTGTCTTTTTCTGATATCAGCCCTGCCGTCCGCAAGGTGTATGCCCAGGGGCCAAGCTTTGTCATTCAAAAGCTTAAGAAAGGACGCGGCATCCTGTGGAGCCATCATGCCCGGAAGAAGCTGATCCAGAAGCTGATTGAAAAGAACAAGCATAAGCAGTATGACCTGATCAATGCACAAGATCCATTTACCACGCTTGCTGCCATCGAAACGGGCATCCCGACTGTCTCGACTGTCCACGGCTATATGGCATTCGAATCTGTCAGCAAGGGCAGCATCATTGAAGGAAGCCCTGAGGCAAAGGAAATGCAGGATATCGAGATCAAGGCCTATAAAGGGACACGGAAGATCGTTACCGTCGACCAGCGCCTGAAGGACTATGTAAAGGAAATGTCGGGCGTGGAAGGCAATGCCATCCGCAACTTCATCGATATTCACAGCTTCAAGCCTGATAAAGATAAGAAAGGCCAGCTTCGCGACCAGTACGGGGTATCACGAGACGAGCATGTCTTGTTCGTGCCGCGCCGCCTGACAAAAAAGAACGGGGTCATCTACCCTGCCCTGGCTTTGCCTGCTGTGCTTGAAAAGTATCCAAACACCAGATTAATTTATGCCGGAAGCGGCGAAGCGTTAAATGAAATTAAGCAGATTGTCGCGGAAAATAAAATGGAGGACCGTGTTACCCTGCTCGGTGCCGTCCCTCATGAAAAGGTAAAAGATTATTATGCCCTCTCCGATATCGTTCTTGTGCCGAGCGTCCACTCTGCAGGCGTGGAGGAAGCTACCTCCATTTCGGCTCTTGAAGCGATGGGCTCCGGCTCTCCGCTTGTCGCCTGTGCAGTCGGCGGCCTGAAGGAGATTGTCGATCCCGGCAAGGACGGCTTATTGGTTGAGGAAAAGAATGTAGAGGAGCTTTCCGAAGCTATTCTGTACTTCCTCGAAAATCCGGAAAAAGGTGAAGAAATGGCGAAAAATGCACGCGAAAAGATTGAGAAGGAATATTCTCACCTTGCCGCTGCAGCCAAATATGAGGAAATCTACCTCAGCGCGCTGAAGAAATAA